From one Nocardioides yefusunii genomic stretch:
- a CDS encoding transposase has protein sequence MEQIAHDFGVHPVTLSKWLRQADVEDGIKPGVTANQAAELREAKRRIRRLEQENEVLRRAAAYLLRAGSDGGSHSTEG, from the coding sequence TTGGAGCAGATCGCGCATGATTTCGGTGTGCATCCGGTGACGTTGTCGAAGTGGTTGCGTCAAGCGGATGTGGAGGACGGGATCAAGCCCGGTGTCACGGCCAATCAGGCTGCCGAGTTGCGTGAGGCGAAGCGGCGGATCCGTCGTCTGGAGCAGGAGAACGAGGTCCTGCGGCGTGCGGCCGCGTACCTGTTGCGTGCCGGGTCTGATGGAGGCTCTCATTCCACGGAAGGATGA
- a CDS encoding S8 family serine peptidase, with protein MKFSTTVRAVGAAFAALSLATLPSVPNAVAGESHDVAGVVQHLEPTGSVETAPDDLVSDAGVGRKDEVRVVAVTLGEDGAPSFAANEVRGAAAATEAVEEAQDLEGVVAVEIDSPVTIADYAGATNDPFFDDQWGLSRTRLPGAWNVSTGDKVKVAVVDTGIDISHPDLVGRVTDGAEFDYTKADRDADQGAGFLPVDDEDLPGKGWEDPHGHGTHVAGIIAANVNNGLQIAGGAPGAAVMPVKVFDENGAGASSDVARGIVWAVNNGADVVNLSLTMDRAAASVEAAIAYAVERNVIVVAAAANTASNGQLKYPSAYPGVIGVAATDKKNARTTFSSAHSGVDVAAPGSFILSLWPSHRRQSVSGTSQAAAFVSAAAALAVEANGGSLTPAAFERTIKKSSKDLGVKGRDDEFGYGLLDAAALVCDVASCDASKLPGDVLVGPTSGEPETEKETPASVVTRSLMTVFEAYSHRVAHNTSVPLRVWVTDTNTGASVANEDVLVVIERAGKSTIRRALKTNKKGVAKASVRVRSHTVVRLGETGLKVRFTAVPNLKVVSHTKKKAAIKVSAGAQRKIEFQKRVNGRWKTRKVVTASKAGKANVSSLPAGKWRAYVAKSDTHAAKATGWWRVR; from the coding sequence ATGAAGTTCTCCACGACCGTTCGCGCAGTTGGTGCGGCCTTTGCTGCTCTGTCTCTTGCAACATTGCCCTCCGTCCCGAACGCGGTTGCCGGGGAGAGTCATGATGTCGCTGGCGTCGTTCAGCACCTCGAGCCGACCGGGTCGGTGGAGACTGCACCAGATGACCTCGTGTCTGACGCGGGCGTGGGGAGGAAGGACGAGGTTCGCGTCGTCGCGGTCACGCTCGGCGAGGACGGCGCCCCCTCCTTCGCTGCGAACGAAGTCAGGGGTGCCGCTGCAGCCACCGAGGCGGTGGAAGAAGCGCAGGACCTCGAAGGCGTCGTCGCAGTCGAGATCGACTCCCCCGTCACCATCGCCGACTACGCCGGGGCCACGAACGACCCGTTTTTCGATGATCAGTGGGGCCTGTCGCGCACCCGGCTGCCCGGCGCCTGGAACGTCTCTACCGGCGACAAGGTCAAGGTCGCGGTCGTGGACACCGGAATCGACATCAGCCACCCCGACCTCGTTGGCCGTGTCACCGACGGCGCTGAGTTCGACTATACCAAGGCGGACCGTGACGCTGACCAGGGTGCGGGCTTCTTGCCTGTTGACGACGAAGACCTCCCCGGGAAGGGATGGGAGGACCCGCACGGGCACGGAACCCACGTCGCCGGGATCATTGCCGCGAACGTCAACAATGGGCTCCAGATCGCAGGCGGTGCACCCGGCGCGGCCGTGATGCCCGTGAAGGTTTTCGACGAGAACGGTGCGGGCGCATCTTCGGACGTTGCCCGTGGCATCGTTTGGGCGGTCAACAACGGAGCGGACGTCGTGAACCTTTCCCTGACTATGGACAGGGCGGCGGCATCCGTCGAAGCCGCCATCGCCTACGCGGTCGAACGCAACGTGATCGTCGTCGCCGCGGCCGCTAACACCGCAAGCAACGGCCAGCTCAAGTACCCGTCCGCTTACCCGGGCGTGATCGGAGTAGCGGCGACCGACAAGAAGAACGCCCGGACCACCTTCTCCTCCGCTCACAGTGGCGTCGATGTTGCTGCCCCGGGATCGTTCATCCTCTCGTTGTGGCCCTCACACCGTCGTCAGTCCGTCAGCGGGACCTCCCAGGCCGCTGCGTTCGTCTCCGCCGCGGCAGCCCTCGCCGTTGAGGCGAACGGAGGCTCGTTGACTCCGGCAGCTTTCGAACGCACGATCAAGAAATCCTCGAAGGACCTCGGTGTGAAGGGCCGCGATGACGAGTTCGGGTACGGCCTCCTCGACGCGGCTGCTCTAGTGTGTGACGTCGCTAGCTGTGACGCTTCGAAGCTTCCTGGTGATGTTCTGGTCGGACCCACCTCCGGCGAGCCGGAAACCGAGAAGGAGACCCCGGCCAGCGTCGTGACTCGCTCGCTGATGACTGTGTTCGAGGCTTACTCTCACCGCGTCGCCCACAACACGTCCGTTCCCTTGCGAGTCTGGGTCACGGACACCAACACGGGCGCCAGCGTCGCCAACGAGGACGTCCTCGTGGTGATCGAGCGAGCCGGAAAGAGCACCATCCGCAGGGCGTTGAAGACGAACAAGAAAGGTGTCGCGAAGGCCTCTGTCCGCGTTCGCAGCCACACCGTCGTCCGCCTGGGCGAGACAGGCCTAAAGGTTCGCTTCACGGCCGTCCCCAACCTGAAGGTCGTTTCGCACACGAAGAAGAAAGCGGCCATCAAGGTGAGCGCCGGTGCGCAGCGGAAGATCGAGTTCCAGAAGCGCGTGAACGGCAGGTGGAAGACCCGCAAGGTCGTCACCGCAAGCAAGGCCGGCAAGGCGAATGTTTCCTCGCTGCCGGCGGGGAAGTGGCGTGCCTACGTGGCGAAGTCCGACACCCACGCCGCAAAGGCAACCGGCTGGTGGCGAGTCAGGTAG
- a CDS encoding tetratricopeptide repeat protein: MDIGCDLADRGDVEGAQHYFERASALGDAAAAFNLGNCLAEQGLSGEAVAAYDLAIEPGETNARLNLGSSLGDLGDAHAHHNLAVLLQQRGDFVGAKEHFREAAARGDTLAAKALRDLLGD, encoded by the coding sequence GTGGACATCGGCTGCGATCTGGCCGACCGCGGGGACGTCGAGGGCGCGCAGCACTACTTCGAGCGGGCGTCCGCGTTGGGCGACGCCGCCGCGGCCTTCAACCTGGGCAACTGCCTCGCCGAGCAAGGCCTGTCGGGCGAAGCGGTGGCTGCCTACGACCTCGCGATCGAACCCGGTGAGACCAACGCCCGGCTGAACCTGGGCAGCTCACTGGGCGACCTCGGCGACGCGCACGCCCACCACAACCTGGCGGTCCTGCTCCAGCAGCGGGGAGACTTCGTCGGGGCCAAGGAGCACTTCCGCGAAGCTGCTGCCCGCGGGGACACGCTGGCTGCGAAGGCACTGCGCGATCTGCTCGGGGACTGA